In Streptomyces sp. NBC_00091, the following proteins share a genomic window:
- a CDS encoding NAD(P)H-binding protein yields MIVVTGATGNIGQTLVPLLAGAGEEVVAVSRQPRPGTLPAGVRHARADVGDAAGMRTVLDGAEALFLLLGGELNAHGESPRALLDVAEAAGVKRVVLVSSQINSTRPEAPSHARLRAFEAAVRASALDSTVLRPAGFASNAFAWAESVRTRRTVFAPFGDVALPVVDPADIAAVAAAALREDGHAGRTYVLTGPEAISPRGQAAVLSGALGEEVAFVELSREEAHAHMAAFMPEEAIAGTLDVLGAPLPAERLPAPDVERILGRPAASFADWAARALPAFR; encoded by the coding sequence ATGATCGTGGTGACGGGTGCGACGGGCAACATCGGGCAGACGCTGGTGCCGCTGCTGGCCGGGGCGGGCGAGGAGGTCGTGGCGGTCTCGCGGCAGCCGCGCCCCGGGACGCTGCCGGCCGGAGTCCGCCACGCCCGGGCCGACGTCGGGGACGCCGCCGGCATGCGGACGGTCCTCGACGGCGCCGAGGCCCTGTTCCTCCTGCTGGGCGGTGAGCTCAACGCCCACGGCGAAAGCCCGCGGGCCCTCCTCGACGTCGCGGAGGCCGCCGGGGTCAAGCGGGTGGTCCTGGTGTCCTCCCAGATCAACTCCACCCGCCCCGAGGCCCCTTCGCACGCCCGGCTGCGCGCGTTCGAAGCCGCCGTACGCGCCTCCGCCCTGGACTCCACCGTCCTGCGGCCGGCCGGTTTCGCCTCCAACGCCTTCGCCTGGGCCGAGTCGGTCCGTACGCGGCGCACGGTCTTCGCCCCCTTCGGCGATGTGGCGCTGCCCGTCGTCGACCCGGCGGACATCGCCGCGGTCGCCGCCGCCGCGCTGCGCGAGGACGGGCACGCGGGGCGGACGTACGTACTGACGGGGCCCGAGGCGATCAGTCCGCGCGGGCAGGCCGCGGTGCTCTCCGGGGCGCTGGGGGAGGAGGTCGCCTTCGTGGAGCTCTCCCGCGAGGAGGCCCATGCCCACATGGCGGCCTTCATGCCCGAGGAGGCCATCGCCGGCACCCTCGACGTCCTCGGCGCCCCGCTGCCGGCCGAGCGGCTGCCCGCCCCCGACGTGGAGCGCATCCTCGGCCGCCCGGCCGCGTCCTTCGCCGACTGGGCCGCCCGCGCCCTGCCTGCGTTCCGCTAG
- a CDS encoding GlxA family transcriptional regulator, with product MPPFVSVAAYAPAGVGMLGAGIVSEVFDERGQGLPRFDFALCTDRPGPVRTDVGLPLLVGHGLDRLAAADLVIALPWADFRTPPPPAVLEALTAAHERGALVAAHCVGAFALAAAGLLDGRRATTHWRFASLLAERHPRVAVEPDALYVDEGQVATGAGAAAGFDLCLHLLRREYGAATANAIARDLVLPSHRDGGQAQYLATPVPEDCRDEKLAEVLAWAREHLDEPLPVAELARRALMSRRSFARRFAASTGTTPHAWLLGLRLSRAEELLETTDLPVEEIARLVGFGSAAVLREQFVRRRGVPPRSYRRSFSRTPR from the coding sequence ATGCCGCCCTTCGTGTCCGTCGCCGCCTACGCCCCTGCCGGGGTCGGGATGCTCGGGGCCGGGATCGTCTCCGAGGTGTTCGACGAGCGCGGGCAGGGCCTGCCCCGGTTCGACTTCGCCCTGTGCACCGACCGGCCCGGACCGGTGCGTACGGACGTCGGGCTGCCGCTGCTGGTCGGGCACGGCCTCGACCGGCTGGCCGCCGCCGATCTGGTGATCGCCCTGCCCTGGGCGGACTTCCGTACGCCGCCGCCACCCGCCGTGCTGGAGGCGCTGACCGCCGCGCACGAGCGGGGCGCGCTGGTCGCGGCGCACTGCGTCGGCGCCTTCGCGCTCGCCGCCGCCGGGCTGCTCGACGGGCGCCGCGCCACCACCCACTGGCGGTTCGCGAGCCTGCTGGCCGAACGCCATCCGCGGGTCGCCGTCGAGCCCGACGCCCTGTACGTGGACGAGGGCCAGGTCGCCACCGGCGCGGGCGCCGCCGCGGGCTTCGACCTGTGCCTGCACCTCCTGCGGCGGGAGTACGGCGCCGCCACGGCCAACGCCATCGCCCGGGACCTGGTCCTGCCGTCCCACCGCGACGGCGGTCAGGCCCAGTACCTGGCCACGCCGGTGCCCGAGGACTGCCGGGACGAGAAGCTCGCCGAGGTCCTCGCGTGGGCCCGCGAGCACCTGGACGAGCCGCTTCCGGTGGCGGAGCTGGCCCGCCGGGCCCTGATGAGCCGGCGTTCCTTCGCCCGCCGCTTCGCGGCCTCCACCGGCACCACCCCGCACGCCTGGCTGCTCGGCCTGCGGCTCAGCCGTGCCGAGGAGCTCCTGGAGACCACGGACCTGCCGGTCGAGGAGATCGCCCGGCTGGTCGGCTTCGGCAGTGCGGCCGTGCTGCGCGAGCAGTTCGTACGGCGCCGGGGGGTGCCGCCGCGCTCCTACCGCCGGTCCTTCAGCCGGACGCCGCGGTGA
- a CDS encoding LysR family transcriptional regulator, which yields MERHEIEAFLTLAEELHFRRTSERLGLAQGRVSQTIKKLERRIGVPLFERTSRRVTLTPTGRQLREDLIPVQQQLQRAVDRAVAMGRGITGVLHVGYSSPMAAEILVKAAGVFRARYPDCEVEIQEVMLFDLFGPMRGGRVHLQVTEHPVDEPDLVLGPRVMSQPRVLMVPAGHPFARRASVSVEDLAESTLIAVSGSVPQYWREYHYPHRTPQGRPIEHGPPATYWTEVMNRVGLGQGVSPASEEAERYYARPDVAWVPFRDAPPVEYGFVWPASGGNARVRAFVDTVCELRAAS from the coding sequence GTGGAGCGACACGAGATCGAGGCGTTCCTGACCCTGGCCGAGGAGCTGCACTTCCGCCGCACCTCCGAGCGGCTCGGCCTGGCCCAGGGGCGGGTCAGCCAGACCATCAAGAAGCTGGAACGCCGCATCGGCGTCCCGCTGTTCGAACGCACCAGCCGCCGCGTGACCCTGACCCCGACCGGGCGGCAGCTGCGCGAGGACCTGATCCCCGTACAGCAGCAGCTCCAGCGCGCCGTCGACCGCGCGGTGGCCATGGGGCGGGGCATCACGGGCGTGCTGCACGTCGGGTACTCGAGCCCGATGGCCGCCGAGATCCTGGTGAAGGCCGCCGGGGTCTTCCGCGCCCGGTACCCGGACTGCGAGGTGGAGATCCAGGAGGTGATGCTCTTCGACCTCTTCGGGCCGATGCGCGGCGGCCGGGTCCACCTCCAGGTCACCGAGCACCCGGTGGACGAACCCGATCTCGTCCTCGGCCCCCGCGTGATGTCCCAGCCCCGGGTGCTGATGGTGCCGGCCGGGCACCCCTTCGCCCGGCGTGCGTCGGTGTCGGTGGAGGACCTCGCGGAGTCGACGCTGATCGCCGTGTCCGGGTCGGTGCCGCAGTACTGGCGCGAGTACCACTACCCCCACCGCACCCCGCAGGGCAGACCCATCGAGCACGGGCCCCCGGCCACCTACTGGACCGAGGTGATGAACCGCGTCGGCCTGGGCCAGGGGGTCTCGCCGGCCAGCGAGGAGGCGGAGCGCTACTACGCCCGCCCCGACGTGGCCTGGGTCCCCTTCCGCGACGCCCCTCCCGTGGAGTACGGCTTCGTCTGGCCGGCGTCCGGCGGCAACGCCCGGGTGCGCGCCTTCGTCGACACGGTCTGCGAGCTCCGCGCGGCCTCGTGA
- a CDS encoding VOC family protein, translating to MDITIHTTALPHVDPEASLAFYRDVLGFEVRSDVGQGTMRWITVGPVGQPGTSILLAPPAADPGITEVERRTIAEMMAKGTYGWILLATRDLDGTFEKVRAADGEVVQEPTEQPYGVRDCAFRDPAGNLVRIQELR from the coding sequence ATGGACATCACCATTCACACCACCGCCCTCCCGCACGTCGACCCGGAGGCCTCCCTGGCCTTCTACCGCGACGTGCTCGGCTTCGAGGTCCGCAGCGACGTCGGGCAGGGCACGATGCGCTGGATCACGGTCGGTCCCGTCGGGCAGCCCGGTACGTCCATCCTGCTGGCGCCGCCGGCCGCCGACCCGGGGATCACCGAGGTCGAGCGCCGCACCATCGCCGAGATGATGGCCAAGGGCACCTACGGCTGGATCCTGCTGGCCACCCGGGACCTCGACGGCACCTTCGAGAAGGTGCGGGCCGCCGACGGCGAGGTCGTCCAGGAGCCGACCGAGCAGCCGTACGGCGTCCGCGACTGCGCCTTCCGCGACCCCGCCGGCAACCTGGTGCGGATCCAGGAGCTGCGCTGA
- a CDS encoding DUF3995 domain-containing protein, producing the protein MAVTANERTWAGIRTGARTRARAGTAAAAFLAADALVHVYWMTGSTWPARDPASLSRAVLNMEVPFTPPALLAPLGLLLAGAALLLAQAGRPARLARRLPTRAVRLGAAAVAAGVLARTVVGLAWALGFGVDTASPFYRLNLFVYTPACLALFTAVLIATRRPAGERPVSSR; encoded by the coding sequence ATGGCGGTCACGGCGAACGAACGGACATGGGCAGGGATACGGACAGGGGCGCGGACCCGGGCGCGGGCGGGGACCGCGGCCGCGGCGTTCCTCGCGGCGGACGCGCTGGTCCACGTCTACTGGATGACCGGCAGCACCTGGCCGGCCCGGGATCCCGCCTCCCTGTCCCGGGCGGTCCTCAACATGGAGGTGCCGTTCACGCCGCCGGCCCTCCTCGCCCCCCTCGGCCTGCTGCTCGCCGGAGCGGCGCTGCTCCTGGCGCAGGCCGGCCGGCCCGCCCGGCTCGCCCGCCGGCTGCCGACCCGGGCCGTGCGGCTCGGCGCAGCCGCCGTCGCCGCCGGGGTGCTGGCCCGTACCGTCGTGGGTCTCGCCTGGGCCCTGGGCTTCGGCGTGGACACCGCCAGCCCCTTTTACCGGCTCAACCTGTTCGTGTACACCCCGGCCTGCCTGGCCCTCTTCACCGCCGTGCTCATCGCGACCCGGCGCCCGGCCGGTGAGCGCCCGGTCAGTTCTCGTTGA
- a CDS encoding alkene reductase: protein MTTVFDPARLGGLELPNRLVMAPMTRNRAADDGTPTPLMATYYAQRASAGLIIAEASTPNAVGQTYPNITAIHSDAHVAGWRRVTGAVGAAGGRMFLQLQHGGRIGHPDNSGGLPPVAPSPVPLPDTVFTPSGHQPAVVPLEMTGGQIRSTVADFAAAARRAVDAGFAGVEVHGGNGYLLHQFLASGTNHRTDAYGGSVAGRIRFVREVVQAVADAVGPERVGLRIAPGVTANGMHEDDVEAVYPALVDALRDSGLAYLHVVFADPDQPLFQHIRKHWAGTLIANPALPWPGPLPADGGRHEAERLLAAGADLVSLGRAFLANPDLVERLRSGAPLNPLQDKGLMYVGGEAGYTDYPALNEN, encoded by the coding sequence ATGACCACCGTCTTCGACCCCGCCCGACTCGGCGGCCTGGAACTGCCCAACCGTCTGGTGATGGCGCCGATGACCCGCAACCGCGCCGCCGACGACGGCACTCCGACCCCGCTGATGGCCACCTACTACGCGCAGCGCGCCTCCGCGGGGCTGATCATCGCCGAGGCCTCGACGCCGAACGCGGTCGGGCAGACGTACCCGAACATCACCGCGATCCACAGCGACGCGCACGTGGCCGGATGGCGGCGGGTCACCGGGGCGGTGGGCGCCGCGGGCGGCCGCATGTTCCTGCAACTGCAGCACGGCGGCCGGATCGGGCACCCCGACAACAGCGGCGGGCTGCCGCCCGTCGCGCCCTCGCCGGTCCCGCTCCCCGACACGGTCTTCACGCCCAGCGGTCACCAGCCGGCCGTCGTCCCGCTCGAGATGACCGGGGGCCAGATACGGTCCACCGTCGCCGACTTCGCCGCCGCCGCCCGCAGGGCCGTCGACGCGGGCTTCGCCGGAGTGGAGGTGCACGGCGGCAACGGCTACCTCCTGCACCAGTTCCTGGCGTCGGGCACCAACCACCGCACCGACGCCTACGGCGGCTCGGTGGCCGGCCGCATCCGGTTCGTACGGGAGGTGGTCCAGGCCGTCGCCGACGCCGTCGGACCCGAGCGGGTGGGCCTGCGCATCGCCCCCGGGGTCACGGCCAACGGCATGCACGAGGACGACGTCGAGGCCGTCTACCCGGCGCTGGTCGACGCCCTTCGCGACTCGGGCCTCGCCTACCTGCACGTCGTCTTCGCCGATCCCGACCAGCCCCTCTTCCAGCACATCCGCAAGCACTGGGCGGGCACGCTGATCGCCAATCCCGCGCTGCCGTGGCCCGGGCCGCTCCCCGCCGACGGCGGCAGGCACGAGGCCGAGCGGCTGCTCGCCGCGGGAGCGGACCTGGTCTCCCTCGGCCGCGCCTTCCTGGCCAACCCCGACCTGGTCGAGCGACTGCGCAGCGGTGCACCGCTCAACCCCCTCCAGGACAAGGGCCTGATGTACGTGGGCGGGGAGGCCGGGTACACCGACTACCCCGCGCTCAACGAGAACTGA
- a CDS encoding RNA polymerase sigma factor — MTTTDTGPETDTATDAATSAADRAALVRAAQRGDRMATQDLLDLLTPYIGRLCGPIALQDGPDATQEALIVIFRSLGQLREPAALFGWARVIAVREAVRVARAAARAVPDPLEDVPARDDPQLAADIRDVLQRLTPAHRAVLVLRDLEGMDEHAVSALLGVPEPTVRTRLFRARRNFRKAWER; from the coding sequence GTGACCACCACGGACACCGGCCCGGAAACGGACACCGCCACGGACGCAGCCACGAGCGCGGCCGACCGGGCCGCGCTCGTGCGCGCCGCCCAGCGCGGCGACCGGATGGCCACCCAGGACCTCCTCGACCTGCTGACCCCCTACATCGGCCGGCTGTGCGGGCCCATCGCCCTCCAGGACGGCCCGGACGCCACGCAGGAGGCCCTGATCGTGATCTTCCGCAGCCTCGGCCAACTGCGCGAACCGGCGGCCCTGTTCGGCTGGGCCCGGGTCATCGCGGTGCGGGAGGCGGTCCGGGTCGCCCGCGCGGCGGCCCGCGCCGTCCCGGACCCGCTCGAGGACGTCCCCGCCCGGGACGATCCGCAACTCGCCGCCGACATACGGGACGTGCTGCAACGGCTCACCCCGGCCCACCGCGCCGTCCTGGTGCTGCGCGACCTCGAGGGCATGGACGAGCACGCGGTCAGCGCGCTGCTCGGCGTACCCGAACCCACCGTACGGACCCGGCTGTTCCGGGCCCGCCGCAACTTCCGGAAGGCCTGGGAACGTTGA
- a CDS encoding SsgA family sporulation/cell division regulator, with protein sequence MTKSITATVFMVLESEYERSTVRTRLRYRTDRPFEMTARFHRPGECAKSWVFARDLLLDGRGSFAGQGDLRIWPLRFARHSRVFFSLASDDGDCLLSADADDVDAWCAEMETLVPRGAEERHFDIDAQLARFLG encoded by the coding sequence GTGACCAAGAGCATCACCGCCACCGTCTTCATGGTGTTGGAGAGCGAGTACGAACGGAGCACCGTGCGAACGCGGCTGCGCTACCGCACGGACCGGCCGTTCGAGATGACGGCGCGCTTCCACCGGCCCGGCGAATGCGCCAAGAGCTGGGTGTTCGCCCGCGACCTGCTGCTGGACGGGCGCGGTTCCTTCGCGGGTCAGGGCGACCTGCGGATATGGCCGCTGCGCTTCGCCAGGCACTCCCGCGTCTTCTTCAGCCTCGCCTCGGACGACGGTGACTGCCTGCTGTCCGCCGACGCGGACGACGTCGACGCCTGGTGCGCGGAGATGGAGACGCTCGTGCCGCGCGGCGCGGAGGAGCGCCACTTCGACATCGACGCGCAGCTGGCCCGGTTCCTGGGCTGA
- a CDS encoding MBL fold metallo-hydrolase, whose protein sequence is MTDAPLGHSARFRILTTGYTLSTGPGVAATVSYVGDGEHHVIVDPGMVAGRDRILGPLAELGLGPDDITDVVLSHHHPDNTMNVGLFGHARVHDHKAIYENDQWTDRDAEGHELTPSLRLIRTPGHSREDITLLAGTDSGVVAFVGDLWWRPNGPVDDPVAPDHTILRSSRLRVLAAADVIVPGHGPAFPADDTAPR, encoded by the coding sequence ATGACAGACGCACCGCTCGGCCACAGCGCCCGCTTCCGGATCCTGACCACCGGCTACACCCTCTCCACCGGCCCCGGGGTGGCCGCCACCGTCTCCTACGTGGGCGACGGGGAACACCACGTGATCGTCGACCCGGGCATGGTGGCCGGCCGCGACCGGATCCTGGGACCGCTCGCGGAGCTGGGACTCGGCCCCGACGACATAACCGACGTGGTGCTCAGCCACCACCACCCGGACAACACCATGAACGTCGGCCTCTTCGGCCACGCCCGCGTCCACGACCACAAGGCGATCTACGAGAACGACCAGTGGACCGACCGCGACGCCGAGGGCCACGAACTGACCCCCTCGCTCCGGCTGATCCGCACCCCCGGCCACAGCCGTGAGGACATCACGCTGCTGGCGGGCACGGACTCGGGGGTCGTGGCCTTCGTGGGCGACCTGTGGTGGCGCCCGAACGGCCCGGTCGACGACCCGGTGGCCCCGGACCACACCATCCTGCGCTCCTCCCGCCTGCGGGTACTCGCGGCCGCCGACGTGATCGTCCCCGGCCACGGCCCCGCCTTCCCCGCCGACGACACCGCACCCCGCTAG
- a CDS encoding alpha/beta hydrolase, producing the protein MRIPWSGSTGRRCAAVVAGLVLAATLPGAAGAAPAPQVRESYVSLPGVDAPGPADRDRVHVLKVGSARARQVVVLVPGQFAAAGSLAPVARQLAARRPGTQVWVVDRRQQNLADLDGFRRPPDRAADYYLGGHYRAQTAQTVPYVADWGLAVELADLRQVVLAAREGGRRQVVLGGHSWGASTALAYAAWDFDGRPGHRDLSGLALIDGGMHDAFAGEGITYRLTTEQADAWRARIEAGEVFDESLTMGRTESFAILQQLAGAYAAKAPDQPSKLAAQLPAGLRPPAGVTNAGLVEWLYVTHPLVPDLSVNPAYTAPADLARALAGPVPSLLEWYWPNRLTLDLQAADPFADTPVARRLGLRLWHTREIDVPLYSFQTGLTHGTANAAARWVVEQSRITSATYAGDEAMTHLDPLFAAPDRNAFLDTLAPFLTGLGER; encoded by the coding sequence ATGAGAATCCCGTGGAGCGGATCGACCGGGCGCAGGTGCGCCGCGGTCGTGGCCGGACTGGTCCTCGCGGCGACGCTGCCCGGCGCCGCCGGCGCGGCCCCCGCGCCGCAGGTGCGCGAGTCCTACGTATCGCTGCCCGGCGTGGACGCGCCCGGTCCCGCGGACCGGGACCGGGTCCACGTACTGAAGGTCGGCTCCGCCCGGGCCCGGCAGGTCGTGGTCCTCGTACCGGGCCAGTTCGCCGCCGCCGGCAGTCTGGCCCCGGTCGCCCGGCAGCTGGCCGCCCGCCGGCCCGGCACCCAGGTGTGGGTCGTCGACCGGCGCCAGCAGAACCTCGCCGACCTGGACGGGTTCCGCCGCCCGCCGGACCGCGCCGCCGACTACTACCTGGGCGGGCACTACCGGGCGCAGACCGCGCAGACCGTCCCGTACGTCGCCGACTGGGGCCTCGCCGTCGAGCTGGCCGACCTGCGCCAGGTCGTCCTCGCTGCGCGGGAGGGCGGGCGCCGGCAGGTGGTACTCGGCGGGCACTCCTGGGGCGCGAGCACCGCACTCGCCTACGCCGCCTGGGACTTCGACGGCCGCCCCGGCCACCGCGACCTGTCGGGGCTGGCCCTGATCGACGGCGGGATGCACGACGCGTTCGCCGGCGAGGGGATCACCTACCGGCTCACCACCGAGCAGGCGGACGCCTGGCGGGCCCGGATCGAGGCCGGAGAGGTCTTCGACGAATCGCTCACCATGGGCCGTACGGAGTCCTTCGCGATCCTCCAGCAGCTGGCGGGCGCGTACGCGGCGAAGGCCCCGGACCAGCCGTCGAAGCTGGCAGCGCAGCTGCCGGCGGGGCTGCGTCCGCCCGCCGGGGTGACCAACGCGGGCCTGGTCGAATGGCTCTACGTCACCCACCCGCTGGTGCCCGACCTCAGCGTCAACCCGGCCTACACCGCGCCCGCGGACCTGGCCCGCGCGCTGGCCGGCCCGGTCCCCTCGCTCTTGGAGTGGTACTGGCCGAACCGGCTCACCCTGGACCTCCAGGCCGCCGACCCCTTCGCCGACACCCCGGTCGCCCGCCGGCTCGGGCTGCGGCTGTGGCACACGCGCGAGATCGACGTACCGCTGTACTCCTTCCAGACCGGCCTCACGCACGGCACCGCCAACGCCGCCGCGCGGTGGGTGGTGGAGCAGTCGCGGATCACCTCGGCGACGTACGCCGGGGACGAGGCCATGACGCACCTGGACCCCCTCTTCGCGGCGCCGGACCGCAACGCCTTCCTGGACACGCTGGCGCCGTTCCTCACCGGGCTCGGCGAACGGTGA
- a CDS encoding sensor histidine kinase, whose translation MIAAASPDTFERWFFKLMTPVGRSQWLRADLLMVGLVALGALHCAFRPDAGLVSGTLPSAAVALVVTAGFLCRRRAPLPVALLTMAGLVLNGARTPVFFALYGLARYQRGRRTAVIALGSAAFVPLKALLPGHLGTSVVEDFLNSAFYVVLPVVFGLGANAYERSITALRAEREHRIRQTRSEERLRLSREMHDILGHRIAIIAMHAGAIEFVPGVKPESRKLARAAGDTARAAMRDLRQVLGALRDGEGSVVAGRRLADLDALVGEARAAGLAVTFDRGADGADGADEADDAVPPEIALTAYRTVQEALTNVVKHAPGARTAVRIHLADGVLSASVHNEPPARHVRSDAAGCGFGMIGLRERVSLLDGEFQAGPTPDGGWRVVMTVPTATPDRLSMTARFTDVDHGRGTLPRKAPDGGSTA comes from the coding sequence GTGATCGCCGCTGCCTCCCCGGACACCTTCGAGCGCTGGTTCTTCAAGCTCATGACGCCCGTCGGGCGGTCCCAGTGGCTGCGCGCCGATCTGCTGATGGTCGGCCTGGTCGCCTTGGGGGCGCTGCACTGCGCGTTCCGGCCCGACGCCGGGCTGGTGAGCGGCACCCTGCCCAGCGCGGCGGTCGCGCTCGTCGTCACCGCCGGTTTCCTCTGCCGGCGGCGGGCCCCGCTCCCCGTGGCCCTGCTGACCATGGCCGGCCTGGTGCTCAACGGTGCCCGCACCCCGGTCTTCTTCGCCCTCTACGGTCTCGCCCGCTACCAGCGCGGCCGGCGCACGGCGGTGATCGCGCTCGGCTCCGCGGCCTTCGTCCCGCTGAAGGCGCTCCTGCCCGGCCACCTCGGAACCTCGGTGGTGGAGGACTTCCTGAACTCGGCCTTCTACGTCGTCCTGCCCGTGGTCTTCGGCCTCGGCGCGAACGCCTACGAGCGGAGCATCACCGCGCTGCGCGCCGAGCGCGAGCACCGGATCCGGCAGACCCGCTCGGAGGAGCGGCTGCGCCTCTCGCGCGAGATGCACGACATCCTGGGCCACCGGATCGCGATCATCGCCATGCACGCCGGGGCGATCGAGTTCGTCCCCGGTGTGAAGCCGGAGAGCAGGAAGCTGGCCCGGGCGGCGGGCGACACCGCGCGCGCCGCGATGCGCGACCTGCGGCAGGTCCTGGGCGCCCTGCGGGACGGGGAGGGCTCGGTGGTCGCGGGCCGCAGGCTCGCCGACCTCGACGCGCTGGTGGGCGAGGCCCGCGCCGCGGGCCTCGCCGTCACCTTCGACCGCGGGGCCGACGGAGCCGACGGAGCCGACGAGGCCGACGACGCCGTGCCGCCGGAGATCGCGCTCACCGCGTACCGCACCGTCCAGGAGGCCCTGACGAACGTGGTCAAGCACGCCCCGGGCGCCCGTACCGCCGTACGGATCCACCTGGCCGACGGCGTGCTCTCGGCCTCCGTGCACAACGAACCGCCGGCGCGCCACGTACGGAGCGACGCCGCGGGCTGCGGCTTCGGCATGATCGGGCTGCGCGAGCGCGTCTCCCTCCTGGACGGCGAGTTCCAGGCCGGACCCACCCCGGACGGCGGCTGGCGCGTGGTGATGACCGTGCCCACCGCCACACCGGATCGACTTTCGATGACCGCGAGGTTCACGGACGTCGACCACGGCCGTGGGACGCTCCCCCGGAAGGCCCCAGACGGAGGGAGCACCGCATGA
- a CDS encoding TetR/AcrR family transcriptional regulator: MTDSVKPRAARAADKRRRLTAAAAQVLHEQGVERTTLADIARVADVPVGNVYYYFKTKDELVRAALSEHSAHLDEITAALDELPDPLERLKTLVEGWVGQRETAARYGCPTGTLAAELDKRADGTLDAEAGAVIRRLLDWAGHQFRVLNLPDPDGLALTLVSGYQGMSLLANALRDPEVMTREGARLLGWLDSLRAAPSA; the protein is encoded by the coding sequence GTGACTGACTCAGTTAAGCCCCGGGCGGCGCGGGCGGCCGACAAGCGCAGGCGGCTCACGGCGGCCGCGGCCCAGGTCCTGCACGAGCAGGGCGTCGAACGGACCACCCTCGCCGACATCGCGCGGGTGGCCGACGTCCCCGTCGGGAACGTCTACTACTACTTCAAGACCAAGGACGAGCTGGTCCGGGCCGCGCTCTCCGAGCACAGCGCCCACCTGGACGAAATCACCGCCGCGCTGGACGAGTTGCCCGACCCGCTCGAGCGGCTCAAGACCCTGGTCGAAGGCTGGGTCGGCCAGCGGGAGACCGCCGCCCGCTACGGCTGCCCCACCGGCACCCTGGCCGCCGAACTCGACAAGCGCGCCGACGGGACGCTCGACGCGGAGGCGGGGGCGGTGATCCGCCGGCTGCTGGACTGGGCGGGCCACCAGTTCCGCGTCCTGAACCTGCCCGACCCGGACGGCCTCGCCCTCACCCTGGTCTCCGGCTACCAGGGCATGTCGCTCCTGGCCAACGCCCTGCGCGACCCCGAGGTCATGACCCGCGAGGGCGCCCGCCTGCTCGGCTGGCTCGACTCCCTGCGCGCCGCCCCGAGCGCCTAG